One stretch of Segatella copri DNA includes these proteins:
- a CDS encoding TonB-dependent receptor plug domain-containing protein produces MYKTIFNKRNSLKFNRFSNKNYSLFAVLGREVLVGALSVATLSHAKAAGVSTEGAKVDSTLYKGGKAYELDAVSVTGSRAPMTVEQSPKIVSVITHDDIHRAAAQTINDVLKLATGVDVRQRGGFGVQTDISINGGTFDQITILLNGVNISNPQTGHNASDFPVALSDIDHIEVLEGAASRLFGTSAFNGAINIVTKKAKSEGVSASVEGGSFGSFGAQGRIQTAFETGKWTQAYSVSGGYKRSDGGTENSDFEKGQGYGNLSFSYDQRFDINAQLGIASQSYGANTFYSAKYNNQYEKTDHGLASLNLSLHNQEKTWEIAPQFYYNKFKDHYQLIRGKAGAAAGENYHDLDVYGGGLNANVAWALGKTAVGFDISKECIYSTALGEELAEKDYKDISGSDRQYTRKGERTNTNIMLEHNFIFGGFTLSAGVLANKNTGLDNDFRFYPGVDMSYRPNDNWKFYASWNKALRMPTYTDLYMSNAVQQGDLTLNPEKNSTFKVGTQYRQTGFAATVSGFYAHGTNMIDWVQTSVTEQNDSKYHVMNIGKLNNMGYNVDATIYMRELVPNSFITRIKLGYAYIYQDHKTETNILKSLYALEYLKHKAVFGLDHQIWSKLSASWSVRWQQRMNGYHPYTKVDCKLMWDEKKYNIFVKADNITCHRYYDLTAVKQPGLWIMAGASVNLGR; encoded by the coding sequence ATGTACAAAACAATTTTCAACAAGCGCAACAGCTTGAAGTTCAACCGATTCTCTAACAAGAACTACTCACTCTTCGCAGTTTTGGGAAGAGAGGTACTTGTTGGTGCACTCAGCGTTGCTACCCTGAGCCATGCTAAGGCAGCAGGCGTAAGCACAGAGGGAGCCAAGGTTGATTCTACCCTCTACAAGGGCGGAAAGGCTTACGAGCTGGATGCGGTGAGCGTTACCGGATCTCGTGCGCCGATGACTGTAGAGCAGTCACCTAAGATTGTGTCTGTCATTACCCACGACGATATTCATCGTGCGGCTGCGCAGACTATCAACGATGTATTGAAATTAGCTACCGGCGTGGATGTCCGTCAGCGTGGTGGCTTTGGTGTTCAGACGGATATCTCCATCAATGGTGGAACCTTCGACCAGATTACCATTCTCTTGAATGGCGTCAACATTTCCAATCCTCAGACTGGTCACAATGCTTCTGATTTTCCTGTAGCTCTTTCTGACATCGACCACATCGAAGTGCTCGAGGGGGCAGCATCGCGCTTATTCGGAACTTCAGCCTTCAATGGTGCCATCAACATCGTAACCAAGAAGGCAAAGAGTGAGGGGGTATCTGCAAGTGTAGAAGGCGGAAGCTTTGGAAGTTTCGGAGCACAGGGACGCATTCAAACAGCTTTTGAAACGGGCAAGTGGACCCAGGCTTATTCTGTAAGCGGAGGTTACAAGCGCTCGGATGGCGGCACGGAGAACAGCGATTTCGAGAAGGGACAGGGCTACGGCAATCTCTCGTTCTCTTACGACCAGCGTTTCGACATCAACGCCCAGTTGGGTATTGCTAGCCAGAGCTATGGTGCCAATACTTTCTACAGCGCCAAATATAACAACCAATATGAGAAGACAGACCACGGTCTGGCTTCGCTCAACCTGAGTCTGCACAACCAGGAGAAGACCTGGGAGATTGCGCCTCAATTCTATTATAACAAATTCAAGGATCACTATCAGCTGATTCGTGGAAAGGCTGGAGCTGCAGCAGGCGAGAACTATCACGACCTAGATGTTTATGGTGGTGGACTGAATGCCAACGTGGCTTGGGCTTTGGGTAAGACCGCAGTGGGTTTCGACATCAGCAAGGAGTGCATCTACTCTACTGCATTGGGCGAGGAACTCGCAGAGAAAGACTATAAAGATATCTCGGGTTCTGATCGTCAATATACCCGAAAGGGCGAGCGCACCAATACCAACATCATGCTGGAGCACAACTTCATCTTCGGCGGCTTCACCTTGTCGGCTGGTGTCTTGGCAAACAAGAATACAGGTCTTGACAACGACTTCCGTTTCTATCCTGGTGTGGATATGAGTTATCGTCCTAACGACAACTGGAAGTTCTACGCTTCCTGGAACAAGGCATTGAGAATGCCTACCTACACCGACTTATATATGAGTAATGCGGTGCAGCAGGGCGACCTCACCCTGAACCCGGAAAAGAACTCAACCTTCAAGGTGGGAACTCAATATCGCCAGACTGGTTTTGCAGCAACCGTTAGCGGATTCTACGCACACGGCACCAACATGATTGACTGGGTTCAGACATCCGTGACCGAGCAGAATGACAGCAAGTATCACGTGATGAACATCGGAAAGCTCAACAACATGGGCTACAACGTAGATGCTACTATCTACATGAGAGAGTTGGTACCAAACAGTTTCATTACCCGCATCAAGTTGGGTTATGCTTACATTTATCAGGATCATAAGACCGAGACAAACATTCTGAAATCACTCTATGCATTGGAGTATCTGAAGCACAAGGCAGTATTCGGGCTGGATCATCAGATCTGGAGCAAGCTTTCAGCTTCGTGGAGCGTAAGATGGCAGCAGAGAATGAATGGCTATCATCCATACACCAAGGTAGATTGCAAACTGATGTGGGACGAGAAGAAATACAATATCTTCGTGAAAGCCGACAACATCACTTGCCACCGCTACTACGACCTCACAGCTGTTAAGCAGCCAGGTTTGTGGATTATGGCAGGAGCCAGCGTAAATCTCGGCCGATAA
- a CDS encoding flavin reductase, which produces MEKINVKELNDNVFETIGKEWMLVCAGNKDHFNMMTASWGCLGWLWNKPVAVVFIRPERFTHGIIEENEFMTLSFLGNSEEARKIYNFCGSKSGRDLDKVKETGLIPVETDNGSIAFEQSRLTLECRKLYKDSMTAEKFLDKDLLQWYGAKGGFHDVYVVEITNAYKK; this is translated from the coding sequence ATGGAAAAGATCAACGTAAAAGAACTGAATGACAACGTCTTCGAGACTATTGGTAAGGAGTGGATGCTGGTATGTGCCGGCAACAAGGATCATTTCAATATGATGACCGCCTCTTGGGGCTGTTTGGGATGGCTTTGGAACAAGCCGGTGGCTGTGGTCTTTATCCGTCCGGAGCGTTTCACCCACGGCATCATCGAGGAGAATGAATTCATGACTCTCTCTTTCCTCGGCAACAGCGAGGAGGCTCGGAAGATTTATAACTTCTGCGGCTCTAAGAGCGGACGCGATTTGGATAAGGTGAAGGAAACAGGACTGATTCCTGTAGAAACTGATAACGGCAGCATCGCCTTCGAGCAGTCACGACTCACCCTGGAATGCCGCAAACTTTATAAGGACAGTATGACCGCCGAGAAGTTCCTCGACAAGGACCTGCTCCAGTGGTATGGTGCCAAGGGTGGATTCCACGATGTTTATGTTGTGGAGATTACCAATGCTTATAAAAAATAA
- a CDS encoding ATP-dependent Clp protease adaptor ClpS — protein sequence MAQEQTAIRERQKTRFKEPGRYVVMMFNDDFTPMDFVVEILESIFFKSQAEAEAIMLKVHHEEKAVVGTYSYDIAKSKVEKAMEKARTQKFPLKLTYMPE from the coding sequence ATGGCTCAAGAACAAACAGCAATTCGTGAACGCCAGAAAACCAGGTTCAAGGAGCCGGGGCGTTACGTGGTAATGATGTTCAACGACGACTTCACGCCGATGGACTTCGTGGTAGAAATCCTCGAATCTATCTTCTTCAAGTCGCAGGCTGAGGCTGAAGCAATCATGCTCAAGGTTCATCACGAAGAGAAAGCCGTGGTGGGCACCTACAGCTATGACATCGCCAAGAGTAAAGTGGAGAAAGCGATGGAGAAAGCCCGTACGCAGAAGTTTCCGCTTAAACTCACTTATATGCCGGAATAG
- a CDS encoding AAA family ATPase, which yields MKQARFFDHEFVMPEHMLLALLRQYAFCQALQEEGVDSLKMHEDLVGWLAKQERVPETIKYLPEPSSLFKTMFGTACALAAAADRQLVNVPHFVQAMFGLQNSEAAFLLCKNVGDRQGEFLASVDSYYPIGEDTGEAGMGMGADFDDDDYANEYDDDEEEGRRQVVQDWHQLVTCISDKVEEHNPLIGREQELDRTIQVLCRAEKNNPLHIGEAGVGKTALVYGLAKLINENLVPERLKGARIYGMDMGQMLAGAQYRGDFEKRIKMVMEGAVKEGNTIIYIDEIHNMIGAGRGSDGGPDASNMLKQYLEAGDIRFIGSTTYEEYNRYMAQSKGIVRRFQQIDIKEPTEEEAIKILEGLQYKYNKFHNVTYRKDALEYAVRASAKYISNRCLPDKAIDLMDEAGAYLEVHPVESRQRSYVTKSIIQQILLKVCKIDAAAMKDENNDALATLRQRILDKIYGQDKAVDKVVEAVMMAKAGLTDDDKPLASLLFVGPTGVGKTEVARQLAKELGIELVRFDMSEYTEKHTVAKLIGSPAGYVGYEDGGLLTDAIRKTPNCVLLLDEIEKAHSDIYNILLQVMDYARLTDNKGQKADFRNVILIMTSNAGAQYASRASVGFNGNVSRGEAMLAQVKKTFKPEFINRLSDMVVFNDMDKHMAELILAKKLRQLDAKLAAKGVTVTLTDAAREQLLKWGFTKEYGAREMDRVIGNRLKPILMKALLFGKLKKGGKAHVDFDGKELVINY from the coding sequence ATGAAGCAAGCCCGGTTCTTCGATCACGAGTTCGTGATGCCTGAGCACATGCTGCTGGCGTTGCTCAGGCAGTATGCATTCTGTCAGGCGCTGCAGGAAGAAGGCGTAGACAGCCTCAAGATGCACGAAGACTTGGTGGGATGGCTCGCCAAGCAGGAGCGTGTGCCTGAAACCATCAAGTATCTGCCAGAGCCGTCATCGCTATTCAAGACCATGTTTGGAACAGCGTGCGCCCTGGCTGCTGCAGCCGACAGACAGCTTGTGAATGTACCCCATTTTGTGCAGGCGATGTTTGGCTTGCAGAATTCAGAAGCCGCCTTCCTGCTGTGCAAGAATGTGGGCGACCGGCAGGGCGAGTTCCTGGCGAGCGTTGACAGTTATTATCCTATTGGAGAAGATACTGGAGAGGCTGGCATGGGCATGGGAGCAGACTTTGATGATGACGATTATGCCAACGAGTATGACGACGACGAGGAAGAAGGCAGAAGACAGGTTGTACAGGATTGGCATCAGCTGGTTACCTGTATTTCTGACAAGGTAGAAGAGCACAATCCGCTCATCGGAAGAGAACAGGAACTGGACAGAACCATCCAGGTGCTCTGCCGTGCCGAGAAGAACAATCCGCTCCACATCGGAGAAGCCGGAGTCGGCAAGACTGCTCTGGTCTATGGTCTTGCCAAACTCATCAACGAAAACCTGGTTCCTGAACGCCTCAAGGGGGCTCGCATCTACGGCATGGATATGGGACAGATGCTTGCCGGTGCCCAATATCGCGGCGACTTCGAGAAACGCATCAAGATGGTGATGGAGGGAGCCGTGAAGGAAGGCAATACCATTATCTACATCGATGAGATTCATAATATGATAGGTGCCGGTCGTGGCTCAGATGGCGGACCTGATGCATCCAATATGCTGAAGCAATATCTGGAGGCAGGCGATATCCGTTTCATCGGCTCTACCACCTACGAGGAATATAACCGTTACATGGCTCAGAGCAAGGGCATCGTGCGCCGGTTCCAGCAGATAGATATCAAGGAACCTACCGAGGAGGAGGCTATCAAGATATTGGAGGGCTTGCAGTATAAATACAATAAGTTCCACAATGTAACCTATCGCAAGGACGCCCTGGAATATGCCGTGCGTGCCAGCGCCAAATATATCAGCAACCGCTGTCTGCCAGACAAGGCCATCGACCTGATGGATGAGGCGGGTGCTTATCTGGAGGTGCATCCGGTAGAATCTCGCCAGCGCTCTTACGTTACCAAGTCTATCATCCAGCAGATTCTGCTTAAAGTCTGCAAGATTGATGCGGCTGCGATGAAAGATGAGAATAACGATGCTCTGGCTACGCTCCGCCAGCGCATACTCGACAAGATTTACGGTCAGGACAAGGCTGTAGACAAGGTGGTTGAGGCTGTGATGATGGCAAAGGCGGGATTGACAGATGATGACAAACCATTGGCTTCGCTCCTCTTCGTGGGACCTACCGGAGTAGGAAAAACCGAGGTGGCACGACAGTTGGCCAAGGAACTCGGCATCGAACTGGTACGCTTCGATATGAGTGAATATACCGAGAAGCATACCGTGGCTAAGCTCATCGGTTCTCCAGCCGGATATGTGGGTTATGAAGATGGCGGTCTCCTGACCGATGCCATCCGCAAGACGCCAAACTGTGTACTCCTGCTCGATGAGATAGAGAAGGCGCATAGCGATATCTACAACATCCTGCTCCAGGTAATGGACTATGCCCGTCTGACTGATAACAAGGGTCAGAAGGCTGATTTCCGTAACGTGATTCTCATCATGACCTCAAATGCCGGAGCACAATATGCTTCACGGGCTAGCGTAGGTTTCAATGGAAACGTAAGTCGTGGCGAAGCAATGCTGGCACAGGTGAAGAAGACTTTCAAGCCTGAGTTTATCAACCGACTTTCCGACATGGTGGTGTTCAACGATATGGATAAGCACATGGCAGAGCTGATTCTTGCCAAGAAACTTCGTCAACTCGATGCGAAACTGGCAGCAAAGGGAGTTACCGTAACGTTAACCGATGCTGCGCGTGAACAGTTGCTGAAATGGGGCTTTACCAAGGAATATGGTGCTCGCGAGATGGACCGTGTCATCGGTAACCGCCTGAAACCGATCCTGATGAAGGCGCTGCTCTTCGGCAAACTCAAGAAGGGTGGCAAGGCGCATGTCGACTTTGACGGAAAGGAACTGGTGATTAATTATTAG
- the aat gene encoding leucyl/phenylalanyl-tRNA--protein transferase, producing MILQIDDTADEIYFPDPHYGDEDGCFAIGGDLSIDRLLLAYSNGIFPWYSFRDQPEILWFCPMKRFVIFPDEIHISHSMRTLMRKNRYSVGINEDFDGVIRGCSKTNGRYWEDGAWLGENIIQAFTALHKQGFAVSVEVWDNETDELVGGLYGVTIGKVFIGESMFSRVPSASKIALIFLARYLQEHGGKMIDCQLETPHLKSMGGRYISYEEYMKIMNEE from the coding sequence ATGATATTACAGATAGATGATACTGCGGACGAGATTTACTTTCCCGATCCGCATTATGGCGATGAGGATGGATGCTTTGCGATTGGTGGCGATTTGAGTATCGACCGCCTGTTGCTGGCTTATAGCAATGGCATCTTTCCCTGGTATAGTTTCCGTGACCAGCCTGAAATACTCTGGTTCTGTCCGATGAAACGTTTCGTCATCTTCCCTGATGAAATCCACATCAGTCATTCCATGCGTACCCTGATGAGAAAGAACCGATACAGCGTAGGAATCAACGAAGATTTCGATGGCGTGATACGGGGATGCAGCAAGACCAACGGACGGTATTGGGAAGATGGCGCATGGCTGGGCGAGAACATCATCCAGGCATTTACTGCTCTCCATAAGCAGGGCTTTGCGGTGAGCGTAGAGGTATGGGATAATGAAACCGATGAACTGGTGGGGGGACTTTATGGTGTCACCATCGGCAAGGTTTTTATAGGAGAAAGCATGTTCTCCAGGGTTCCGTCAGCTTCTAAGATTGCCCTCATCTTCCTTGCCAGATACTTGCAGGAGCACGGTGGCAAGATGATAGATTGTCAGTTGGAGACTCCTCATCTCAAATCGATGGGTGGCAGATATATTTCTTACGAGGAATATATGAAGATTATGAACGAAGAATAA
- the pafA gene encoding alkaline phosphatase PafA yields MNKIIKLIFVLCCFCGIAQAQPQRPKLVVGIVIDQMRWDYLYRYYARYGEGGFKRMLGEGFSVENCKIPYIPSVTAIGHSSIWTGSVPSIHGIAGNNFVKDGKVVYCTADDTVNPVGSDSKAGKMSPRNLWVTTIGDELRLATNNRSKVIGVALKDRTSILPAGHHANGAFWFDDKSGKFITSTFYMDKLPEWVNKFNKQKLPNKYLSKKWETLYPIDSYKESTSDDNNYENGIVEGEKAVLPLDLPTLYKKHGYKILRSTPFGCNLTFDIAKAAIEGENLGRNTDTDLLTISCSSTDYIGHQVGVNAIETEDCYLRLDKALADFFAYLDQTVGKGNYLTFLTADHGGVNNATFLQDQRIPAGIWNKKGLVDELNKSLKTKFNTDKDLVKTIMNYQVFFNTDIIEELGLDYAAIKQVVVDRLKKDKDVHYAFDMEKTSIESIPEELKFRAINGYNRERSGGVQIVLKPGHYDYYSSKGTTHGAWNPYDIHIPCLFMGWGIQHGESAQPHYMTDIAATVCAMLHIQAPNGCIGTPIF; encoded by the coding sequence ATGAATAAGATTATCAAACTCATCTTCGTACTCTGCTGCTTCTGCGGCATTGCACAGGCTCAGCCTCAACGCCCTAAGCTCGTTGTAGGCATCGTTATCGACCAGATGCGATGGGATTATCTCTATCGCTACTACGCCCGCTACGGCGAAGGCGGATTCAAGAGAATGCTCGGAGAAGGATTCAGCGTAGAAAACTGCAAGATTCCTTACATCCCTTCGGTTACAGCCATCGGTCACTCTTCTATCTGGACCGGTTCCGTTCCTTCCATCCACGGAATTGCAGGAAATAACTTCGTGAAAGATGGAAAGGTAGTGTATTGTACTGCCGACGATACCGTCAACCCGGTAGGTTCTGACAGCAAGGCTGGCAAGATGTCGCCTCGCAATTTGTGGGTAACCACCATCGGCGATGAACTCCGTCTGGCTACCAACAACCGCTCTAAGGTGATTGGTGTAGCCTTGAAAGACAGAACATCCATCCTCCCTGCGGGCCATCACGCCAATGGCGCTTTCTGGTTTGATGACAAGTCGGGCAAGTTCATCACCAGTACTTTCTATATGGATAAGTTGCCTGAGTGGGTGAACAAGTTCAACAAGCAGAAACTCCCAAACAAGTATCTTTCCAAGAAATGGGAGACGCTCTACCCTATCGATTCCTATAAGGAGAGCACCAGCGATGACAACAACTACGAGAATGGAATTGTTGAAGGCGAAAAGGCAGTATTGCCACTCGATCTACCTACCTTATATAAAAAGCATGGTTACAAGATTCTCCGCAGTACCCCATTCGGCTGCAACCTGACTTTCGATATTGCCAAGGCTGCCATTGAGGGAGAAAATCTGGGTAGAAACACAGATACTGATTTGCTGACCATCAGCTGCTCAAGCACCGATTACATCGGTCATCAGGTGGGCGTAAACGCTATCGAAACAGAGGATTGCTATCTCAGATTAGATAAGGCTTTGGCAGATTTCTTCGCTTATCTCGACCAGACCGTGGGCAAGGGAAATTATCTCACCTTCCTCACCGCCGACCATGGAGGCGTGAACAACGCTACCTTCCTGCAGGATCAACGAATCCCTGCCGGCATCTGGAACAAGAAGGGACTGGTAGATGAATTGAACAAGAGTCTGAAGACAAAGTTCAACACCGACAAGGACCTAGTAAAGACCATTATGAACTATCAGGTATTCTTCAATACAGACATCATCGAGGAACTCGGTCTGGATTACGCAGCCATCAAGCAGGTGGTAGTAGACAGACTGAAGAAAGACAAGGACGTGCACTATGCCTTCGACATGGAGAAGACCTCTATCGAGAGCATCCCTGAAGAGCTGAAGTTCCGCGCCATTAACGGTTATAACCGCGAGCGCAGCGGAGGTGTTCAGATTGTACTGAAACCAGGTCACTACGATTATTACAGCAGCAAGGGAACTACCCACGGAGCATGGAATCCATACGATATCCATATTCCTTGTCTGTTTATGGGTTGGGGCATCCAGCACGGCGAGAGTGCCCAACCTCACTATATGACAGATATTGCCGCTACCGTTTGTGCGATGCTGCATATTCAGGCACCTAACGGCTGCATCGGCACACCGATATTCTAA
- a CDS encoding heavy metal translocating P-type ATPase, which produces MKSKLFLIGATIILLIIAVFIEKEYSLATWQLLLVYLIPYLLIGHETLGEAAEGIAKGDMFNENFLMAIATIGAFCIGFFPGSDTEFPEAVFVMLFFQVGELFEGYAEGKSRDSISHLMNIRPDVANVERNGKIEAVSPEDVKIGETIVIRPGEKVPLDGIVVEGSSALNTIALTGESMPRDLNEGDTIMSGCINLSGVVRVRTTKSFGESTVSKIIALVESADKNKSKSEAFITRFARVYTPIVVFAAIALAVIPPFLAATGIVGEGTFGENFPLWLNRALIFLVVSCPCALVISVPLTFFGGIGGASRNGILIKGSNYMDALAKVGTVVFDKTGTLTHGEFAVAAVHADDSCPDHSSHDADNVHIGEYSDKEKILLHLAAHAEHFTTHPIGAALRTAFPQEATDGCEVTDVEEIAGQGIRAKVNGKVVCVGNKKMMENIGAQWHDCNQVGTIIHVAIDGKYAGHIVINDTLKEGSAHAIRELKELGVEKTVMLTGDRREVGEDVAHKLGLDECRAELLPTDKVSHVEQLLKTKPAGKTLAYVGDGINDAPVLKRADVGIAMGGLGSDAAIEAADVVLMDDDPRKIALAVKIARRTIHIAHENVIFAIGVKVAVLILATIGLGTMWMAVFADVGVTVLAVLNAMRSLGKNRLFYR; this is translated from the coding sequence TTGAAATCCAAACTTTTTCTGATAGGAGCAACCATCATCCTCCTGATTATCGCTGTTTTCATCGAAAAGGAATACAGTCTGGCTACCTGGCAGTTGCTCCTCGTCTATCTCATTCCTTATTTATTAATAGGACATGAGACGCTGGGCGAAGCTGCAGAAGGCATTGCCAAGGGCGATATGTTTAACGAAAACTTCCTGATGGCTATCGCAACCATCGGAGCCTTTTGCATCGGATTCTTCCCTGGATCAGATACAGAATTTCCGGAGGCAGTCTTTGTGATGCTCTTCTTTCAGGTGGGCGAACTCTTCGAAGGATATGCGGAAGGAAAGAGCCGCGACAGTATTTCGCATCTGATGAATATCCGACCGGATGTAGCGAATGTTGAAAGAAACGGAAAAATAGAGGCCGTTTCGCCGGAAGACGTCAAGATAGGAGAAACTATCGTAATCCGTCCGGGAGAGAAAGTGCCTCTGGATGGTATTGTTGTTGAGGGAAGCTCAGCCTTGAATACCATTGCCCTGACAGGTGAGAGTATGCCACGGGATTTGAATGAAGGCGATACTATCATGTCCGGTTGCATCAACCTTTCAGGAGTAGTTCGTGTACGCACCACCAAGAGTTTTGGCGAAAGTACCGTATCCAAGATTATTGCGCTGGTAGAGAGTGCAGACAAGAACAAGTCGAAGAGCGAGGCTTTCATCACCCGTTTCGCCCGAGTCTATACTCCTATCGTTGTTTTCGCAGCCATTGCCCTGGCGGTTATTCCTCCATTCCTGGCAGCTACGGGAATCGTTGGCGAAGGAACCTTTGGCGAGAACTTCCCATTATGGCTCAACCGCGCCTTGATATTCCTGGTAGTTTCCTGTCCATGCGCCCTGGTCATCAGCGTGCCCCTCACCTTCTTTGGCGGCATCGGCGGAGCATCCCGGAACGGTATTCTCATCAAGGGCAGCAACTATATGGATGCTTTAGCCAAGGTGGGAACCGTTGTGTTCGACAAGACCGGAACTCTGACCCACGGAGAGTTTGCCGTGGCAGCTGTTCATGCTGATGATTCCTGCCCAGACCATTCATCCCACGATGCAGATAATGTACATATTGGCGAATATTCTGACAAGGAGAAAATCCTGCTTCATCTGGCAGCTCATGCCGAGCATTTCACCACTCATCCTATCGGCGCAGCCCTGCGTACTGCCTTCCCGCAAGAAGCAACGGATGGCTGCGAGGTGACCGATGTAGAGGAAATTGCAGGACAAGGTATCCGTGCCAAAGTGAACGGCAAGGTGGTTTGCGTGGGCAACAAGAAGATGATGGAAAACATCGGCGCCCAATGGCACGACTGCAACCAGGTGGGAACCATCATCCACGTCGCCATTGATGGCAAGTATGCGGGACATATTGTAATCAACGACACCCTTAAGGAAGGAAGCGCCCATGCCATCAGAGAGCTGAAAGAACTGGGAGTAGAGAAAACGGTAATGCTGACGGGTGACCGAAGAGAAGTGGGAGAAGATGTTGCCCACAAACTGGGACTGGACGAGTGCCGCGCAGAACTGCTGCCAACCGACAAAGTTTCGCATGTAGAACAACTGCTGAAGACAAAACCAGCAGGCAAGACGCTCGCTTATGTAGGCGATGGCATCAACGATGCCCCTGTATTGAAGCGTGCCGATGTGGGCATTGCCATGGGTGGACTGGGTAGCGATGCAGCCATCGAAGCTGCCGATGTAGTACTGATGGATGATGACCCTAGAAAGATTGCCCTTGCCGTAAAGATAGCCAGAAGAACCATTCATATCGCTCACGAGAACGTGATATTTGCCATCGGAGTGAAGGTTGCCGTACTGATTCTCGCCACCATTGGTCTCGGCACCATGTGGATGGCTGTCTTTGCCGATGTAGGTGTTACGGTACTGGCAGTATTGAACGCCATGAGAAGTTTGGGTAAAAATCGTCTTTTTTATCGTTAA